The sequence below is a genomic window from Dictyostelium discoideum AX4 chromosome 5 chromosome, whole genome shotgun sequence.
aaTAAATCTTCTCTCTCTTGAATCTCTTgttctaatttatttttatttttatttttttctgttttttgtttctttttactATCAGtaatttcatcttcatcaatttgttcatcatcattaatttcttttcttttctttgataatatactattaattaatgatgttgatttaaattcatcatcatcattatcttgtttattttcaacttgttcttcttcttcttcttcttcttgttctttaattgtttctaatttatttttatttttattattattatttattgttgttgttaaatCAGATAATTGagttaaaaatgatttaattggtaatgttgaaattattttagttGGTTTTAAAGGTTGATAAATTTCTTCAATTGGATCTTCTTGATCCCAATTACATTTAAGATATTGTTCcatatcaattgattgaaaatGTTCAGGTTTTAAAGtgaatttaaagattgttttacctttttctttattcttttctttaCCAATACATTTACCTAAAACAAATTCACCAACtgaatataatttatcaatttgttCTGGATCAACAGGTTCATCATCCAATTCAGAGATATGAGCTAAACCtgaaacttttttatttttaacaaataaacCATAGTTTTTGATTGAAATGATTTCTAATGGAATAATATCATTGACTTCAATTGTTTTTGGTGTTAATGCAGTTTTATCAACATGTAAATGTGCTTTAACAACTTGTAAAGAACCTTCAATTGTTGGTTCACTTGAAATTACAACACGTACTAAACGACCAACATCACAACTACTCAATAAGAATGGACCAACATCTTCAACTTGTAAAATTGCAATCAACTGACCTTTTAATTCAACACGAATGATTTGTTGAGTCTTTTCAATAACAAAACCCCAAACTTGTGCACCAACTGTAAAATCAGTAGTAATTGAACGTTTAACTGAACGTTGATGTTTATATTTTGGATTCATTTCCCAAGTTTTCAAACCTAATAACGATTTATaagttgataataatataccttctttaccaattgatttaacaCAAACCATTATCAATGTATCTGTTTTATAGATTGAAAGTGGATTAGTTCTTAGctcatcatttaaatctattaatCTAACTTCACCACTTAGgttattatataattgaactttaattgataaatttccAACTTCCTTAATTAAACCAATCATTATATCACCaactttcattttttcattactaattgattctttaccaattgataaataaattttattatcaataccaattgatttaattaaacatttaacaaatgtatttttttcttttaatgctattataaaattaattatatattaatatatatatatatatatatgtgtgtgagtgtgtgtgtattctttttattttttcatttttaataaataaacttacATTTAAATtgtgaaatatttttaaaatttgaaataatttcaattgtacCAATTTGAGTTGGTGAAATCCAACAAGTTATTTCATTTACAGAGGTTAAACCATAAACGATTGCATCAACTTGTTGACCAACTTTAAATTGTTTAGATTGTggttttaattgttcaaaCATTGTTAAAGTGATAATTTTTGCAGTTGGTTCAATTGAAACGATAAAACAATTGAGTGTATTACcctttttaattgaatttaatactGATTCACCTTCTTTATCTGGTAATGGAATATTACAAACATGAAGTTTACCAATATAATCTTCAAAAGTAGTTATAACTTCAAAATCTCTAATCTCTTTAACACAaacttcaattttatttccaattttaaatttatcattttcattaatttcttttttatttacaattttttcattttttggaattgatttagtggttgttgatgttgtagtTGATTTTGGAGAAATAGTAGTTGGTTTagtaataactttttttgttGATGTAACTGTAGTTGGTTTTGTTGCtgttttttttactttttctaccatttttaaaaaaatgttatttgatcgaaataaataattaaaaataatcgtACAACAacgtaaaaaataaaaataaaaaaaaaaaataaaaataaaaaaatagtcgttttttttttttttttttttcaaatttaatttttttttatttttattttatttttatttttatttttttttttaagaaaatctGGAAAAAcgaaagattaaaaaaaaaaaaaaaaaaataaaaataaaaataaaaataaaaataaattaaaccaTGGAAACATTATTAACATCACTTAATACAACATCAATTGGTTCTaatattacaacaacaacaacaacaacaacaatcacaacaacaatcccaacaacaaccacaacaacaacaacaatcccaacaacatcaaataataatgataataaagaagaagaaattttaataccatcattattatcatcagaattaatttcaaattcaaagaattcaataattaaacaatcaaaagaaaaaggtAGATATGTTGTAGCAAAAAGAGATATTAAAGCTGGTGAAAGTATTGTATTTAGAGAAGAACCATATGTAGTTTGTATGAATTATAAAGATCCATATGAAAGAAAGATTTGTCATCATTGTTTTGGATTATCATCAACTACATCAAAATCAATGATAACTACACCTGATTTTACATTACATTGTGAAACTTGTAATATCGTTTGGTATTGTTCAAACTATTGTCAATCAAATGACCTTACCTATCATAAACATGAATGTTTTACCTATAAAAGAATgcaatcatcatcacaatTTGATACATCATGTAAaacttcaattaaattattactaaaattaataattaaacaatatttagaaattaaagaattatcaattaaaataaataatgattcttcatcaccatcatcatcagttaaatttaaagatattttaacaTTAGAaactaatttaaataaattttcaacacAAAGAATTACAGAATTTAGAatgatttcaaaatttattgaaaaaacaatggataaagaatttttaaaaattatatgtcCAACTAATAGGGAGGTTAtagaatttcaaaataatttaataaagttaaTGTGTATATTAGAGTGTAATTCCCATGATATTTCATTTACTATTCCACAATCAACCAAATCATCATATGAATACTGTTCGATTGGTATTGGTCTTTTCTATCATTCATCAATGTTTAATCATAGTTGTAATCCAAATATTTGTAAAGTGATTGAAAGTAAACAACATGCACAACCAATTTCCAATGAAATGGTGGAATATTCAGGTAACTTTGCAACACATTCAATGATTgcaattaaagatattaaaaaagatgatgaaatCT
It includes:
- a CDS encoding HAT repeat-containing protein; this encodes MVEKVKKTATKPTTVTSTKKVITKPTTISPKSTTTSTTTKSIPKNEKIVNKKEINENDKFKIGNKIEVCVKEIRDFEVITTFEDYIGKLHVCNIPLPDKEGESVLNSIKKGNTLNCFIVSIEPTAKIITLTMFEQLKPQSKQFKVGQQVDAIVYGLTSVNEITCWISPTQIGTIEIISNFKNISQFKSLKEKNTFVKCLIKSIGIDNKIYLSIGKESISNEKMKVGDIMIGLIKEVGNLSIKVQLYNNLSGEVRLIDLNDELRTNPLSIYKTDTLIMVCVKSIGKEGILLSTYKSLLGLKTWEMNPKYKHQRSVKRSITTDFTVGAQVWGFVIEKTQQIIRVELKGQLIAILQVEDVGPFLLSSCDVGRLVRVVISSEPTIEGSLQVVKAHLHVDKTALTPKTIEVNDIIPLEIISIKNYGLFVKNKKVSGLAHISELDDEPVDPEQIDKLYSVGEFVLGKCIGKEKNKEKGKTIFKFTLKPEHFQSIDMEQYLKCNWDQEDPIEEIYQPLKPTKIISTLPIKSFLTQLSDLTTTINNNNKNKNKLETIKEQEEEEEEEQVENKQDNDDDEFKSTSLINSILSKKRKEINDDEQIDEDEITDSKKKQKTEKNKNKNKLEQEIQEREDLLANNNVAPEGPQDFERMILGTPNSSYIWIKFMSYYLGLSEINKAREIGERAIKKIIPTQVLEQRNIWIAMYNLENLYGTPDSLLKLFQRSIQYQDPKTMYLTIINILENTGKFERTEEYFKMLFKKDGKHSAKVWCRYGEFLLKCNNIEVFNSILSRALEILPKKKQIKVINKFAQLEYKLGDIERGRTIFEGLVSNYPNRTDIWNIYLDMELRDKESIKSSKELKEKIRMLFNRTIALKVSDRNIKQFFKRFLQFEKEFGSNFTTNEVKKLAIKFVESNN